A region from the Chthoniobacterales bacterium genome encodes:
- a CDS encoding metallophosphoesterase, protein MKANDSLALMGNRKTYSVTIVHVSDIHWDYPNSASFHTKSLGGTPLDELNEIFRNTLHEAALKAAAVSDKTYLLLGGDNIYKSRWDKDRVATLNEELLLPTVNLAGKRLPVFHGVIAVPGNHDSFSPHRNLPAADKQGTHGDPASDKFHYFKQICAELQTSSKVPITFVTPFSHPPIARIVYARDTSYGKETDTGRDKSISIWAVNSAEKCGLYDAAEERLQILLRDLRKKVSNSKSRSPAVRSVIEQVETILAAYDSPEKSYDPGSIDREAAKACERALSPADSLRIAVLHHNNLPTNNDDTNKYRFLNASYFNKFLVRNRFRIILHGHQHISEVAAYTTFQSSRAEEYASYLTDGFLAIGAPAFDIGAHQAGHLGFNIVRLEVSSEHNICRVGVTSHLWNEEANDIKAQTRVHDIALCEPEEKERLMALSGVNRIIFSKSSLRGIARSIDSMDYDQNHSAPLRNELSNAKEIKAMYALSVFTPINWLNAKLSDLFSSLGRLNIKRAAYAYMRHKRKSVNGDGLLFQFSKPLLYALRGATANSQVLRRLDLVALASKMKEQQYAQAYEFVNSRIAAFALGLRSMSLFGQAISRESASNAGLDEALAGVTDTWVTEGATRPFANFGGVFKKELKQMSNLCEFPRIVLWEEEDFLRPSALDIILFHESMGFPLFWLDASLIKNSQGLRRNRIGYVSIIACRRSDYDIQSAKELFHSPDGKAIYQMSNVADLLWGGSDVKLWPLAKKEMGLEKKKFGKLGRSDRALHEYVWLLGHPSLCFAADAWCAKQAGGEIWKEFRRRLDRSTKRKAPRRTKASSSDRAS, encoded by the coding sequence ATGAAAGCGAACGATTCACTGGCGCTGATGGGGAACCGGAAGACCTATTCCGTGACAATTGTGCACGTCTCGGATATTCACTGGGACTATCCTAACTCCGCTTCGTTTCATACCAAGTCGCTAGGCGGAACGCCGCTTGACGAACTTAACGAGATTTTCAGAAATACACTGCATGAAGCAGCGTTAAAGGCTGCGGCAGTATCGGACAAAACTTACCTTCTTCTGGGCGGGGATAATATCTACAAAAGTAGATGGGACAAGGACCGTGTAGCGACGCTTAACGAGGAATTATTACTGCCCACGGTGAACCTGGCTGGAAAGCGGCTGCCCGTATTTCACGGCGTCATAGCCGTACCTGGCAATCACGATTCATTCTCTCCGCACCGCAATCTCCCGGCGGCAGACAAACAAGGCACGCATGGAGACCCTGCATCCGACAAGTTCCACTATTTTAAACAGATATGTGCTGAGCTCCAAACTAGCAGCAAGGTCCCGATTACCTTCGTAACACCATTTTCGCATCCACCGATTGCGAGAATCGTATATGCCAGAGACACGAGTTATGGGAAAGAGACGGATACCGGACGGGATAAATCGATTTCGATATGGGCTGTCAACTCTGCTGAAAAGTGCGGACTGTACGACGCGGCTGAAGAGAGGCTCCAAATTTTGCTCCGCGACCTTCGAAAGAAGGTCTCCAATTCCAAGAGCCGTTCCCCCGCCGTTCGCAGCGTCATTGAGCAAGTGGAAACAATTCTCGCGGCATACGATAGCCCGGAAAAATCCTACGACCCTGGCTCCATCGACCGAGAGGCTGCGAAGGCCTGCGAGAGAGCGTTATCCCCCGCCGATAGCTTAAGGATCGCAGTTCTTCACCACAATAATCTGCCGACCAACAATGATGACACCAACAAATACAGATTTTTGAATGCGAGCTACTTCAACAAGTTCCTCGTCCGAAATCGATTTAGAATAATCCTGCACGGCCACCAGCACATTTCCGAGGTGGCAGCTTATACCACCTTCCAGTCGTCGCGCGCCGAGGAATACGCTTCCTATCTCACCGATGGCTTTCTTGCCATTGGCGCGCCGGCCTTTGATATTGGCGCACATCAGGCGGGTCACCTCGGTTTTAATATTGTGCGCCTCGAGGTCTCATCAGAGCACAACATATGTCGAGTCGGCGTAACGAGTCATCTTTGGAACGAGGAGGCTAATGACATAAAAGCGCAAACTCGTGTTCACGACATCGCCCTGTGCGAACCCGAGGAAAAGGAGCGTTTGATGGCTCTTTCCGGTGTGAACAGAATTATTTTTAGCAAATCCTCACTGCGCGGTATTGCGCGTTCAATTGACAGCATGGACTACGATCAAAATCATAGCGCGCCGCTCAGAAACGAACTGAGCAACGCTAAGGAAATTAAAGCCATGTACGCCTTAAGCGTTTTCACGCCGATTAACTGGCTTAATGCCAAGCTGTCCGATCTATTTTCCTCCCTGGGGCGGCTAAATATCAAACGAGCGGCCTACGCATATATGCGGCACAAGCGCAAGTCCGTGAATGGCGACGGGTTGCTGTTCCAGTTCTCGAAACCACTGTTGTATGCCCTGCGCGGCGCTACAGCCAATAGCCAGGTTCTGCGTCGCCTAGATTTAGTGGCGTTGGCGTCGAAAATGAAAGAGCAACAATACGCTCAAGCGTATGAGTTCGTAAACAGTAGAATTGCGGCCTTTGCCCTCGGTCTTCGAAGCATGAGCCTTTTCGGACAGGCTATATCGCGGGAATCCGCCAGTAACGCAGGTCTCGATGAAGCCTTGGCTGGCGTAACGGATACTTGGGTCACCGAGGGTGCTACAAGGCCTTTCGCCAATTTCGGCGGTGTATTCAAGAAGGAACTGAAGCAGATGTCTAATCTGTGCGAGTTTCCTCGTATCGTCCTGTGGGAGGAAGAAGATTTCCTACGCCCGTCTGCATTGGACATAATTCTTTTCCATGAAAGTATGGGCTTTCCACTTTTCTGGCTCGATGCATCTCTAATTAAAAACTCTCAGGGATTGCGTCGCAATCGGATAGGATATGTTTCGATAATAGCGTGCCGACGAAGCGACTATGATATTCAATCAGCGAAGGAATTATTTCATAGTCCTGACGGAAAAGCGATTTATCAAATGAGTAATGTAGCTGATTTGTTGTGGGGGGGTAGCGATGTCAAACTGTGGCCCTTGGCGAAGAAGGAAATGGGACTCGAAAAGAAAAAATTCGGTAAGCTTGGACGCAGCGATAGGGCGTTGCATGAGTACGTATGGCTACTGGGACATCCTTCACTTTGTTTTGCCGCCGACGCGTGGTGCGCCAAGCAGGCCGGCGGGGAAATATGGAAGGAGTTTCGCAGAAGACTGGATCGCTCTACGAAGAGGAAGGCCCCGAGAAGAACAAAAGCTAGCTCCTCCGATCGCGCGAGCTAG
- a CDS encoding zinc-dependent alcohol dehydrogenase family protein — MRAMRLHAVGRELIGDDLPVARPATRQLLVKVAACAVCRTDLHVVDGELPNPKLPLVPGHEVVGRVEEIGPGVDNFQRGDRVGIPWLGWTCGECEFCLSARENLCERARFTGYTIDGGYAEFAVADARFAFRLPDAFDDVSAAPLLCAGLIGYRSLRKAGDARKLGIYGFGAAAHIITQVARSEGCEVFAFTRPGDVEAQQFALRLGAHWAGDSEEAPPEKLDAAIIFAPIGALVPAALRVLKRGGRVVCGGIHMSDLPAFPYRDLWQEREIVSVANLTRRDAEEFLAIASRISIRTETKTFPLEQANEALEALRSGKLSGAAVLVP, encoded by the coding sequence ATGCGCGCAATGCGTCTCCATGCTGTCGGGCGAGAGTTGATTGGCGACGACCTTCCCGTTGCGCGGCCTGCGACGAGGCAATTGCTCGTGAAAGTAGCCGCGTGCGCTGTTTGCCGGACCGATCTTCATGTCGTCGATGGTGAACTGCCGAATCCAAAATTGCCGCTGGTGCCGGGACACGAAGTGGTGGGACGCGTGGAAGAAATCGGTCCCGGCGTGGACAACTTTCAAAGAGGGGACCGCGTTGGAATTCCGTGGCTCGGCTGGACCTGCGGCGAATGCGAATTTTGCCTTTCGGCCCGCGAGAATTTGTGCGAGCGCGCCCGGTTCACCGGATACACCATCGATGGCGGTTACGCGGAATTCGCCGTGGCCGATGCTCGCTTCGCTTTTCGGCTCCCGGATGCCTTCGACGATGTCAGCGCGGCGCCTTTGCTCTGCGCCGGCTTGATTGGGTATCGCTCACTCCGGAAGGCGGGCGATGCCAGGAAACTGGGCATTTACGGCTTCGGCGCCGCGGCGCATATCATTACCCAGGTGGCGCGTTCCGAAGGCTGCGAGGTGTTCGCCTTCACGCGGCCGGGAGACGTCGAGGCGCAGCAATTCGCTCTCCGTTTGGGTGCGCATTGGGCCGGCGATTCGGAGGAAGCGCCCCCGGAAAAGCTCGATGCCGCCATTATCTTCGCGCCGATCGGTGCGCTCGTCCCGGCGGCGCTTCGGGTTCTGAAGCGGGGCGGGCGAGTTGTCTGCGGTGGAATTCACATGAGCGATCTTCCTGCGTTTCCCTATCGCGATCTCTGGCAGGAACGAGAGATCGTCTCGGTAGCCAATCTGACTCGGCGCGATGCGGAAGAATTTTTGGCAATCGCTTCCCGGATTTCGATTCGAACCGAAACGAAAACCTTTCCCCTCGAACAGGCGAACGAAGCGCTCGAAGCGTTGCGGTCTGGAAAACTGAGTGGGGCGGCGGTGCTGGTGCCGTGA
- a CDS encoding M28 family peptidase, with protein MLGAAAFGADDPAQESRFISNTRQLVFEGKRSGEGYFSPDAKKLIFQSEREPENPFFQQYILDLENGETTRVSPGKGKTTCGFFQPGTDRVLFSSTHADPEAAAKQKAELEFRASGKQRRYSWDYDDSADIFSTKQDGTDAINLTHSPGYDAEGSYSPDGKQIVFCSLRSAFPLDKLPAKDRERYDKDAAWFGDIYLMNADGSNVRRLTTEPGYDGGPFFSPDGTRIVWRHFEENGMIADVWTMKLDGSDKKRVTDFKSMSWAPFYHPSGKYFIFTSNKLGFENFELFLVDAAGEHEPVRVTFTPGFDGLPVFSPDGKKLCWTSGRTGDGKSQLFIADWNDEAARAALGTATQTSDAVSKSPTTGTPDPGYSAEIRAADLRKQIEWLADAKREGRMTGSAGAQETAKWLANYLRDNGAKSFAENYALPFQFNAGERVLPEKTRLEISGAAAKLDSDFRPLAFSENGEANGDVVFAGYGLVVPGEGAARYDSYAGLDVKDKIVLILRYVPEGVDQTRRAQLNRYAGLRYKAMLARERGARGVLVVTGPTSPNAGQLLALNNDNTNASSGIVVASISGSLADSLLAPSGKKLKELQVGLDQENPHAEGGFVLPNVKVKLACGVEHLKKNDNDVVGYFPPSTGTDEYIVVGAHYDHLGRGGTSSLERTGEENKIHPGADDNGSGTAWTMELVAALAKERSEHPEKFRRGVIFGFWSGEEIGIIGSAAFCEKPPVPLEKIVAYVNADMVGRLRDNKLTLQGVGSSHAWRKLIEKRNVAAGFNLTLQDDPYLPTDVTSFYPKNVPVLNFFTGAHDDYHRPSDTADKINYEGLERIAKFSEQLVIDLAGAPERPDLAKVERTSQDGGGRETLRAYLGTIPDYTTSDVKGVKLSGVRGASPAEKAGLKGGDVIVEFAGQKIANIYDYTYALDAVKIGQPVQVVVERDGKRVTLTVTPEARK; from the coding sequence ATGTTGGGCGCGGCCGCCTTCGGCGCGGACGATCCAGCCCAGGAATCCCGCTTCATCTCGAACACCCGCCAGCTTGTCTTCGAAGGCAAGCGAAGCGGGGAAGGCTATTTCTCGCCGGACGCCAAGAAGCTGATCTTCCAAAGCGAACGCGAACCGGAGAACCCGTTCTTCCAGCAATACATCCTCGACCTGGAAAACGGAGAAACGACGCGAGTCTCTCCGGGCAAAGGCAAGACGACCTGCGGTTTTTTCCAGCCGGGAACAGACCGCGTCCTGTTCTCCTCCACGCATGCCGATCCGGAAGCGGCCGCGAAACAGAAAGCCGAGCTGGAATTCCGCGCCAGCGGGAAACAACGGCGTTACTCGTGGGATTACGACGATTCCGCAGACATCTTCTCCACGAAACAGGATGGGACCGACGCGATCAACCTGACGCACTCACCGGGTTACGATGCGGAGGGCTCTTATTCACCCGATGGAAAACAGATCGTCTTCTGCTCGCTGCGGAGCGCGTTCCCGCTGGATAAGCTGCCGGCCAAAGATCGCGAGCGTTACGACAAAGACGCCGCCTGGTTCGGCGACATCTATCTCATGAACGCGGACGGCTCGAATGTTCGCCGCCTGACCACGGAGCCGGGCTACGACGGCGGCCCGTTCTTCTCGCCGGATGGAACGCGGATCGTCTGGCGGCATTTCGAGGAGAACGGAATGATCGCCGATGTCTGGACGATGAAGCTCGACGGCTCGGACAAAAAGCGGGTGACCGATTTCAAATCGATGTCGTGGGCGCCGTTCTATCATCCGAGCGGGAAGTATTTCATTTTCACGTCGAACAAACTCGGTTTCGAAAACTTCGAGCTGTTTCTCGTGGATGCGGCGGGGGAACACGAACCGGTCCGGGTGACGTTCACTCCGGGTTTTGACGGGCTCCCGGTGTTTTCGCCGGATGGAAAGAAGCTCTGTTGGACGAGCGGGCGCACCGGGGATGGGAAGTCGCAGCTTTTTATCGCGGATTGGAATGACGAGGCGGCGCGAGCGGCGCTGGGCACAGCGACGCAGACAAGCGACGCGGTTTCAAAATCACCCACGACTGGAACCCCCGATCCCGGCTACAGCGCTGAGATAAGGGCGGCGGATTTGCGCAAGCAAATCGAATGGCTGGCGGACGCGAAGCGCGAGGGACGGATGACCGGGAGCGCGGGAGCGCAGGAAACGGCAAAATGGCTGGCGAATTATTTGCGCGACAACGGCGCCAAGTCGTTTGCCGAAAACTACGCGCTTCCGTTCCAGTTCAATGCCGGCGAACGGGTCCTTCCGGAGAAAACGCGACTCGAAATTTCAGGGGCCGCGGCGAAACTCGACTCGGACTTCCGGCCGCTCGCCTTCAGCGAAAACGGCGAGGCGAACGGCGACGTAGTTTTTGCCGGGTACGGGCTGGTGGTTCCGGGGGAAGGCGCGGCGCGCTATGACTCGTATGCGGGCCTCGACGTGAAGGACAAGATCGTCCTGATTTTGCGCTACGTCCCGGAAGGGGTCGACCAAACGCGACGCGCGCAGCTCAATCGTTATGCCGGTTTGCGTTACAAGGCGATGCTCGCGCGCGAGCGCGGCGCGAGAGGCGTGCTCGTGGTGACCGGGCCGACTTCGCCGAACGCGGGCCAGCTTCTCGCGCTCAACAACGACAACACGAACGCGAGTAGCGGCATCGTAGTGGCGTCGATCAGCGGATCGCTCGCCGATTCGCTCCTCGCGCCGAGCGGCAAAAAGTTAAAGGAACTTCAGGTGGGACTCGACCAGGAAAACCCGCACGCCGAGGGCGGCTTCGTTTTGCCTAACGTGAAAGTAAAGCTGGCCTGCGGCGTCGAGCACCTGAAGAAAAACGACAACGATGTGGTCGGTTATTTCCCGCCGAGCACAGGGACTGATGAATACATTGTGGTCGGCGCACATTACGATCATCTCGGTCGCGGCGGCACAAGCTCCCTCGAGCGGACGGGCGAAGAGAACAAGATTCATCCCGGCGCCGACGATAACGGTTCGGGGACGGCATGGACGATGGAGTTGGTAGCGGCCCTCGCGAAAGAGCGGAGCGAACATCCGGAGAAATTTCGGCGCGGCGTGATCTTCGGGTTTTGGTCGGGCGAAGAGATCGGGATCATCGGCTCAGCCGCGTTTTGCGAGAAGCCGCCGGTGCCCTTGGAAAAGATCGTAGCCTACGTGAATGCCGACATGGTCGGCCGGCTCCGCGACAACAAGCTGACCCTGCAAGGCGTCGGCTCATCGCACGCCTGGCGAAAGCTGATCGAGAAACGGAATGTCGCCGCCGGATTCAATCTCACCCTGCAGGATGATCCCTATTTGCCGACCGACGTGACGAGCTTTTACCCGAAGAATGTGCCGGTCCTGAATTTTTTCACCGGCGCGCATGACGATTACCATCGGCCCAGCGACACGGCGGATAAAATTAATTACGAAGGGCTGGAGCGAATCGCGAAGTTTTCGGAGCAGCTCGTGATCGATCTGGCGGGAGCGCCAGAACGGCCCGACCTGGCCAAGGTGGAACGCACTTCGCAGGATGGCGGCGGCCGCGAGACATTGCGGGCGTATCTCGGCACGATCCCGGATTATACGACCAGCGATGTCAAAGGCGTGAAGCTGAGTGGCGTGCGCGGAGCAAGCCCGGCGGAGAAAGCGGGATTGAAAGGCGGCGATGTCATCGTGGAATTCGCCGGGCAGAAAATCGCGAATATTTACGATTACACCTACGCGCTCGACGCCGTGAAAATTGGCCAGCCGGTGCAGGTGGTGGTTGAGCGCGATGGCAAGCGCGTGACGCTGACCGTCACGCCGGAAGCGCGGAAGTAA
- a CDS encoding phosphoribosyltransferase family protein encodes MRTSFGDRTEAGQLLAEQLRAYERRPDTMVLALPRGGVPVGYEIAVALGLPLDVFVVRKLGVPGQRELAMGAIASGGVRVLNEDVLRAMPDAAATVAEITAEETREVERRERDYRQERPAPELQGRTVILVDDGLATGATMLAGIAALRRQDPARIVVAVPVCPPETLGEIERAADETVALFAPAWFRGVGQFYGDFAQVSDETVRDLLARAARRE; translated from the coding sequence ATGCGGACGTCTTTTGGTGATCGCACCGAAGCCGGCCAATTGCTGGCGGAGCAATTGCGCGCCTACGAGCGGCGGCCCGACACGATGGTGCTCGCACTGCCACGCGGCGGCGTGCCGGTCGGATATGAGATTGCGGTGGCTCTCGGCTTGCCCCTCGACGTTTTCGTCGTGCGAAAGCTGGGCGTGCCCGGGCAACGGGAACTGGCCATGGGGGCGATCGCTTCCGGCGGGGTGCGGGTCTTGAATGAAGATGTCTTGCGCGCCATGCCGGATGCGGCGGCGACCGTGGCGGAGATTACGGCGGAAGAAACGCGCGAAGTGGAACGGCGCGAACGCGATTATCGGCAGGAACGGCCCGCGCCGGAATTGCAGGGACGGACGGTAATCCTGGTCGACGACGGCCTGGCCACGGGCGCAACCATGCTGGCGGGAATCGCGGCGCTGCGGCGGCAGGACCCGGCGCGGATCGTGGTCGCGGTCCCGGTTTGCCCGCCGGAAACACTCGGCGAAATCGAGCGGGCGGCGGACGAGACGGTGGCGTTGTTCGCGCCGGCCTGGTTTCGCGGGGTCGGGCAGTTTTACGGAGATTTTGCGCAGGTGAGCGACGAAACCGTGCGCGATTTGCTGGCGCGCGCCGCGAGGAGAGAGTAA
- a CDS encoding copper-translocating P-type ATPase, with amino-acid sequence MHPEIEQVGPGSCPICGMALEPKTISVATVEDDSELRDMTRRFWIGAALTLPVFFLAMSHLIPNPPSWLSGNIARWIQFALTTPVVLWAGWPFFVRGWRSIVSRHLNMFTLIAIGVGVAYLYSCAALLLPNLFPASMTHHGELGLYFEAAAMVTVLVLLGQVLELRARSRTGSALRSLLNLAPPVARRVRNGNEEEVGLSEVRSGDHLRVRPGEKVPVDGTLIEGRTSVDESMITGEALPVEKAPGDKVVGGTLNNTGSFVMKAEQVGHETVLAQIVEMVSAAQRSRAPIQRLADTVAGYFVPAVLVVAVITFVVWAWIGPEPRPAHAIVNAVAVLIIACPCALGLATPMSIMMGVGRGAQGGVLVKNAVALELMEKVKTLVVDKTGTLTEGKPRVTRIIATLGIDEDDLLAAAASAEQQSEHPLASAVVEAARERKIPLEKIEGFSSTTGGGVIATVPRATIMVGQPAFLRENGISGLENLEEQAAKLQTEGQTAIFVAIAGRAAGVIAVADPIKNSTPGAVRELNRLGLKVIMLTGDNERTAQAVARKLGIDDVEAGVAPKDKHEQIERLRGPNSVVAMAGDGINDAPALAAADVGIAMGTGTDVAMESAGITLLRGDLNGIVKAIHLSRAVMRNVRQNLFFAFFYNALGIPIAAGLLYPFFGILLSPVIAGAAMSLSSVSVIANALRLQRVKL; translated from the coding sequence ATGCATCCTGAGATCGAGCAGGTCGGGCCGGGGAGCTGCCCGATTTGCGGGATGGCGCTCGAGCCGAAAACGATTTCGGTGGCGACCGTAGAAGACGACTCCGAGTTGCGCGACATGACCCGCCGGTTTTGGATCGGCGCGGCGCTAACTCTGCCGGTTTTTTTCCTGGCGATGTCGCATTTGATCCCGAATCCGCCGTCGTGGCTTTCCGGGAATATTGCGCGCTGGATTCAATTCGCGCTCACGACGCCGGTGGTCCTGTGGGCCGGCTGGCCGTTCTTCGTCCGCGGCTGGCGTTCCATCGTGAGCCGCCATCTCAACATGTTTACCCTTATCGCAATCGGCGTCGGCGTTGCTTATCTTTACAGCTGCGCGGCGTTGCTCTTGCCGAATCTGTTTCCGGCGTCGATGACGCATCACGGAGAGCTCGGCCTCTATTTCGAAGCTGCCGCCATGGTCACCGTTTTGGTTTTGCTCGGCCAGGTCCTCGAGCTCCGGGCGCGGAGCCGGACAGGAAGCGCCCTCCGGAGCTTGTTGAATCTCGCGCCGCCGGTCGCTCGCCGTGTTCGCAATGGAAACGAAGAAGAGGTTGGCCTGTCGGAAGTAAGGAGCGGCGATCATTTGCGCGTCCGACCCGGCGAGAAAGTCCCCGTCGATGGAACCCTGATCGAGGGACGAACTTCCGTGGACGAATCGATGATCACCGGAGAAGCGCTCCCAGTTGAAAAGGCTCCCGGCGACAAAGTGGTTGGCGGGACGCTGAACAACACCGGCAGTTTCGTCATGAAGGCTGAGCAGGTTGGCCACGAGACCGTGCTCGCCCAGATCGTCGAGATGGTTTCGGCGGCGCAACGCAGCCGCGCCCCCATCCAGCGGCTCGCCGATACCGTCGCGGGATATTTTGTGCCGGCCGTACTGGTGGTGGCCGTGATCACCTTTGTCGTCTGGGCCTGGATCGGCCCCGAGCCGCGGCCCGCCCATGCGATTGTTAATGCCGTGGCCGTGCTCATCATCGCGTGTCCCTGCGCTCTTGGCCTGGCGACGCCGATGTCAATCATGATGGGGGTCGGCCGCGGCGCTCAGGGCGGAGTGCTGGTGAAAAACGCCGTCGCGCTCGAGCTGATGGAAAAGGTCAAAACCCTGGTCGTGGACAAGACCGGCACGCTCACGGAAGGAAAACCGCGTGTCACCCGGATTATTGCTACCTTAGGAATCGACGAAGACGATCTTTTGGCCGCGGCCGCTTCCGCCGAGCAGCAGAGCGAACATCCGCTCGCCTCGGCCGTCGTCGAAGCCGCGCGGGAAAGGAAAATTCCGCTCGAGAAGATCGAAGGGTTTTCTTCCACGACCGGCGGCGGAGTGATCGCGACAGTGCCGCGCGCGACGATCATGGTCGGCCAGCCGGCTTTCCTGCGCGAAAATGGAATCTCCGGCCTGGAGAATTTGGAGGAACAGGCGGCAAAGCTGCAAACCGAGGGTCAAACAGCGATATTTGTCGCCATCGCGGGCCGCGCCGCTGGCGTGATTGCTGTCGCGGACCCAATTAAGAATTCAACGCCCGGTGCCGTCCGGGAACTGAATCGGCTGGGCCTGAAAGTAATCATGCTGACCGGGGACAACGAGCGGACCGCACAGGCGGTCGCGCGAAAACTGGGGATCGATGACGTGGAAGCGGGCGTTGCTCCAAAGGACAAGCACGAACAGATCGAGCGCTTGCGCGGACCGAATTCCGTCGTCGCGATGGCGGGCGACGGAATAAATGATGCGCCTGCCCTGGCCGCGGCCGACGTGGGAATTGCCATGGGGACGGGCACGGACGTGGCCATGGAAAGCGCTGGCATCACCCTGCTAAGGGGCGATCTCAACGGCATCGTGAAAGCGATCCATTTAAGCCGCGCCGTCATGCGTAATGTCCGGCAGAACCTTTTCTTCGCTTTTTTTTATAACGCGCTCGGGATTCCGATCGCGGCCGGGCTGCTCTATCCCTTCTTTGGAATTCTGCTGAGCCCGGTCATCGCCGGCGCGGCCATGAGCTTGAGTTCTGTCTCGGTGATCGCAAACGCCTTGCGGTTACAACGCGTGAAGCTATGA